One Lacunisphaera limnophila DNA window includes the following coding sequences:
- a CDS encoding 4Fe-4S dicluster domain-containing protein, whose translation MLGTGILKGLAITAKNFVGSYHDPARLVTQEYPDVPAQLPAAYRNFPFLVTENATDPMGTLRCVACQICEKECPPQCIYIEKSKDKKPDATGKPQIYPAVFAIDTAVCMSCQLCVEVCPFDAIKMDHVFEVAATNRFEGLLLNREQLAKPNTYFHSIRPDEAAEVDARLTAERVAAEEKAKAAAAAKAAAAAAPKPAAPTPVAGVADPGSAAPKPAASQPASPVAKPLDEPRRSPQGEGGPTP comes from the coding sequence ATGCTCGGCACCGGTATCCTCAAAGGTTTGGCCATCACCGCGAAAAATTTCGTGGGGAGCTACCATGACCCGGCCCGGCTGGTCACCCAGGAATACCCCGACGTCCCGGCCCAACTGCCGGCGGCCTACCGCAATTTCCCCTTCCTCGTCACCGAGAACGCCACCGACCCGATGGGCACGCTCCGCTGCGTCGCCTGCCAGATCTGCGAGAAGGAATGCCCGCCGCAGTGCATCTACATCGAGAAGAGCAAGGACAAGAAGCCCGACGCCACCGGCAAGCCCCAGATCTACCCTGCCGTCTTCGCCATCGATACCGCCGTCTGCATGAGCTGCCAGCTCTGCGTCGAGGTCTGCCCGTTCGACGCCATCAAGATGGACCACGTCTTCGAGGTCGCCGCCACCAACCGCTTCGAGGGCCTCCTGCTCAACCGCGAGCAGCTCGCCAAGCCCAACACCTACTTCCACTCGATCCGCCCCGACGAAGCCGCCGAGGTCGACGCCCGCCTCACCGCCGAGCGCGTGGCCGCCGAGGAAAAAGCGAAAGCGGCAGCCGCAGCGAAAGCCGCCGCCGCGGCTGCACCCAAACCGGCAGCCCCCACCCCTGTAGCCGGGGTCGCTGACCCCGGATCGGCCGCACCGAAGCCGGCTGCATCCCAACCCGCTTCGCCTGTGGCGAAGCCACTGGACGAACCGCGCCGTAGCCCGCAGGGCGAAGGCGGGCCCACCCCATGA
- a CDS encoding VOC family protein has protein sequence MTVTKLLHTRMRVNDIERSVKFYTEALGLTASRRHTSPRGAQLVFLSTPNSEEEIELCQMPPGAAPVQVQSDLMHLAFAVDDLEAFAAAAAAKGYALSDGPTKTGSGSVIAFIDAPEGYEVELIQKAK, from the coding sequence ATGACCGTCACCAAGCTGCTCCACACCCGCATGCGGGTAAACGATATCGAACGTTCCGTTAAGTTCTACACCGAGGCGCTCGGCCTGACGGCCTCCCGCCGGCATACCTCGCCGCGCGGCGCGCAGCTGGTTTTTCTCAGCACGCCGAACAGCGAGGAAGAGATCGAGCTGTGTCAGATGCCGCCGGGCGCGGCCCCGGTGCAGGTGCAGTCCGACCTGATGCACCTGGCGTTCGCGGTGGACGACCTGGAGGCCTTTGCGGCGGCCGCGGCGGCCAAGGGTTATGCCCTGAGCGACGGCCCGACCAAGACGGGCAGCGGCTCGGTGATCGCCTTCATCGACGCGCCCGAGGGGTACGAGGTCGAGCTGATCCAAAAGGCGAAGTGA
- a CDS encoding ferredoxin codes for MATLTDRLSLNVAGRFYVDSSCIDCDQCRTEAPEFFGRDGDTGTSFVIRQPVTTEEIELVQQTANNCATSSIGDEVAG; via the coding sequence ATGGCCACCCTCACCGATCGTCTTTCCCTCAACGTTGCCGGACGTTTCTACGTCGATTCCTCCTGCATTGACTGCGACCAATGCCGCACCGAAGCCCCCGAGTTCTTCGGCCGCGACGGCGACACCGGGACTTCTTTTGTGATCCGTCAGCCGGTGACGACGGAGGAGATCGAGTTGGTGCAGCAGACGGCGAACAATTGCGCCACGAGCTCGATCGGCGACGAAGTCGCGGGTTGA
- the nuoK gene encoding NADH-quinone oxidoreductase subunit NuoK, protein MSPLQLCLLLSSLLFCVGLIGALARSNTILVLLGIELMLNAANLNFIAFWRYGPHPDAGTGLMFVLFAIAVAAAEAAVGLALVIAIHRHRKTIRLQEANSLKG, encoded by the coding sequence ATGAGCCCCCTGCAGCTCTGCCTCCTCCTCTCCAGCCTGCTCTTCTGCGTCGGCCTGATCGGCGCCCTGGCCCGGAGCAACACCATCCTCGTGCTGCTCGGCATCGAGCTGATGCTCAACGCAGCCAACCTCAACTTCATCGCCTTCTGGCGCTACGGCCCGCACCCCGACGCCGGGACCGGCCTGATGTTCGTTCTCTTCGCCATCGCCGTCGCCGCCGCCGAGGCCGCCGTGGGCCTCGCCCTCGTCATCGCGATCCACCGCCACCGTAAAACCATCCGGCTACAGGAAGCCAACAGCCTGAAAGGCTGA
- a CDS encoding NADH-quinone oxidoreductase subunit A yields the protein MSDHPHAFLALFLGVALAFPLLLLSVTWLWVRFFQSARPGPIKNATYECGLAPTGDSWIQFKAHYYLYAILFLIFDVEILFLLPFAVAFTGLSSGALITMLVFILLLAEGLVWAWARGHLEWK from the coding sequence GTGAGCGATCATCCCCACGCGTTCCTCGCGCTCTTCCTTGGCGTCGCCCTCGCTTTTCCCCTGCTACTGCTGTCGGTCACGTGGCTCTGGGTAAGGTTCTTCCAGTCTGCCCGTCCCGGTCCGATCAAGAACGCCACCTACGAATGCGGCCTGGCTCCCACCGGCGACTCCTGGATCCAGTTCAAGGCCCACTATTACCTCTACGCGATTCTCTTTCTGATCTTCGACGTCGAAATTCTCTTTCTCCTGCCCTTCGCCGTCGCCTTCACCGGCCTGTCATCAGGCGCGCTCATCACCATGCTGGTATTCATCCTCCTACTGGCCGAGGGCCTCGTCTGGGCCTGGGCCCGCGGTCACTTGGAGTGGAAATAA
- a CDS encoding NADH-quinone oxidoreductase subunit C: METLAQIHERLLTRFPAAKIELVLNPGPAAEHALLLDAATAREIALFLRDDPFLKLDYCSNVTGVDWPDKEVVDPATKAKTLQPGCLEAVYHLYSMALKSATPVILRLRTANRSDQVTLPSLTPVWRAADFQEREIYDLFGIVFAGHPDLRRILMWDGFKDHPMRRDYVSPDDYEWEPTPHGAVLDRAKGHYPSPVAQPLDEPRRSSQSEGGAPPQPAAPTKEAPKP; encoded by the coding sequence TTGGAAACCCTCGCCCAGATCCACGAACGCCTCCTGACCCGCTTCCCCGCGGCGAAGATCGAGCTCGTGCTCAACCCCGGTCCCGCCGCCGAGCACGCCCTGCTGCTCGACGCCGCCACCGCCCGCGAGATCGCCCTCTTCCTCCGCGACGACCCCTTCCTCAAGCTCGATTATTGCTCGAACGTCACCGGCGTGGACTGGCCCGACAAGGAGGTCGTCGACCCCGCCACCAAGGCCAAGACCCTCCAGCCCGGCTGCCTCGAGGCCGTCTACCACCTCTACTCCATGGCGCTCAAGAGTGCCACGCCCGTCATTCTCCGCCTCCGCACGGCCAACCGCTCCGACCAGGTCACCCTGCCGTCCCTCACCCCGGTCTGGCGTGCCGCCGATTTCCAGGAACGCGAGATCTACGACCTCTTCGGCATCGTCTTCGCCGGCCACCCCGATCTCCGCCGCATCCTGATGTGGGACGGCTTCAAGGATCACCCCATGCGCCGGGACTACGTCTCTCCCGACGACTACGAATGGGAGCCCACCCCCCACGGCGCCGTCCTCGACCGCGCCAAGGGACATTACCCTTCGCCTGTGGCGCAGCCACTGGACGAACCGCGCCGTAGCTCGCAGAGCGAAGGCGGGGCCCCGCCGCAGCCCGCCGCGCCCACCAAGGAGGCCCCGAAGCCATGA
- a CDS encoding NADH-quinone oxidoreductase subunit B, protein MTDAEREELRRHGILLTSLEELYNWGRSNSIWPLQFGLACCAIEMIAAATARFDIARFGAEIFRPSPRQADLMIVSGTVTKKMAPLVVRLWNQMPEPKYCIAMGACAISGGPFKQGYNVLKGIDRYIPVDIYIPGCPPRPEALLHGLTQLQAKIRGEHLAGPDQAQHLRPANPGELPIPDYGAHDLEPPHNPARFSPPSLPRKA, encoded by the coding sequence ATGACCGACGCCGAGCGCGAGGAGCTCCGCCGCCACGGCATTTTGCTCACCAGCCTCGAGGAACTCTACAACTGGGGCCGCTCCAACTCCATCTGGCCGCTCCAATTCGGCCTGGCCTGCTGCGCCATCGAGATGATCGCCGCCGCCACCGCCCGCTTCGACATCGCCCGCTTCGGCGCCGAGATCTTCCGCCCCTCCCCCCGTCAGGCCGATCTCATGATCGTCTCCGGCACCGTGACCAAGAAGATGGCCCCGCTCGTCGTCCGCCTCTGGAACCAGATGCCCGAGCCCAAATACTGCATCGCCATGGGCGCCTGCGCCATCTCCGGCGGTCCCTTCAAGCAGGGCTACAACGTCCTCAAGGGCATCGACCGCTATATCCCGGTCGACATCTACATTCCCGGCTGCCCGCCCCGCCCTGAGGCCCTCCTCCACGGGCTTACCCAGCTGCAGGCCAAGATCCGCGGCGAACACCTCGCCGGCCCCGATCAGGCGCAACACCTGCGACCCGCCAACCCCGGCGAACTCCCCATCCCCGACTACGGCGCGCACGACCTCGAGCCCCCGCACAACCCCGCGCGCTTCTCACCCCCCTCCCTCCCCCGCAAGGCCTGA
- a CDS encoding DNA-3-methyladenine glycosylase family protein translates to MAQKNHWSDWQPLPGWNPSSDVLRETLDGGQSFRWTPDAGTTANPAREIWTGTWSTHLVQVRPQPDGLAWRSPLPAAAPALHRYLGLDTDWSAHTDALPWRSDPHLARCLAAFPGLRLLRQPFGETLLGFLCSATKQIVQIKQMLALLAERHGPLVCRAGSPNPAKAAFGDAALQCHQLPTWSHLASIPEKDLRACQLGFRARYIAETAQFLAAHPGWLDETERLPYAAAKTRLIQLPGVGEKVADCVLLFGAGKLEAFPVDTWMLKSLARRYGLDGWKPAQVAHFGRTHFGPIAGLAQQYLFSWERKFGGR, encoded by the coding sequence GTGGCGCAAAAAAACCACTGGTCCGACTGGCAGCCGCTCCCCGGCTGGAATCCCTCCTCCGATGTCCTCCGCGAAACCCTCGACGGCGGCCAGAGCTTCCGCTGGACCCCTGACGCAGGCACCACGGCAAACCCGGCGCGAGAAATCTGGACCGGCACCTGGTCCACCCATCTCGTCCAAGTTCGCCCGCAGCCCGATGGCCTTGCCTGGCGCAGCCCCCTTCCCGCTGCCGCCCCCGCCCTCCATCGTTACCTCGGCCTCGACACTGACTGGTCCGCCCACACCGACGCCCTGCCCTGGCGCAGCGATCCGCACCTCGCCCGCTGCCTCGCCGCCTTCCCCGGCCTCCGCCTCCTCCGCCAGCCCTTCGGCGAAACCCTCCTCGGCTTTCTCTGCAGCGCCACCAAGCAGATCGTCCAGATCAAGCAGATGCTCGCCCTCCTCGCTGAACGCCACGGTCCGCTCGTTTGTAGGGCGGGGTCGCCGAACCCCGCCAAGGCGGCCTTCGGCGATGCCGCCCTACAGTGTCACCAGCTCCCCACCTGGTCCCACCTCGCCAGCATACCCGAAAAGGATCTTCGCGCCTGCCAGCTCGGCTTCCGCGCCCGCTACATTGCGGAGACGGCGCAATTCCTCGCCGCCCACCCCGGCTGGCTCGACGAGACCGAACGCCTGCCCTACGCCGCCGCCAAGACCCGCCTGATCCAGTTGCCCGGGGTCGGCGAAAAGGTCGCCGACTGCGTTCTTCTCTTCGGCGCGGGCAAACTCGAGGCCTTCCCCGTCGACACGTGGATGCTAAAATCGCTCGCCCGCCGCTACGGCCTCGACGGCTGGAAACCCGCCCAGGTCGCCCATTTTGGTCGCACCCACTTCGGTCCCATCGCCGGCCTCGCCCAGCAATACCTCTTCAGCTGGGAACGAAAATTCGGCGGCCGCTGA
- a CDS encoding complex I subunit 1/NuoH family protein — MSLETLPLIVRDWIVALFPDVLQWLVHHLLSIAVILTVFGLFFAFTTIAERKLLGRLQNRLGPNRAGLPKLSILPFHLKHKLWGLSQPFADAVKALTKEDVVPDAADKVLHFLAPVVIVAFSLLGFAVLPFGRHLIPVELDAGLLYFFAAGTATELAIFMAGWGSRNKYSLLAAMRALAQLISYELPLILSVVPVVLVVGTLSLPDIAVAQSGWTFGVLPHWHVFTPWGFAGFLIFLVAALAESNRSPFDLPEAESELIAGHLTEYSGFKYALFFMAEYFGLTALSGLGVTIFLGGWQAPFAFLEFIPSYLWFMMKLAGMIVFFIWIRGTLLRLRIDQLTRLSWQFLVPLALLNLANAAFWALTAGWSGPLVFVRWAVSAAIVVVPFLILGRRLSGDRAPRTYRYAS, encoded by the coding sequence ATGAGCCTCGAAACCCTCCCGCTCATCGTGCGCGACTGGATCGTCGCCCTCTTCCCCGACGTCCTCCAGTGGCTCGTCCATCACCTGCTCTCCATCGCGGTAATCCTGACCGTGTTCGGCCTCTTCTTCGCCTTCACCACCATCGCCGAGCGCAAGCTCCTCGGCCGCCTGCAAAACCGCCTCGGCCCCAACCGCGCCGGCCTGCCGAAACTCTCGATCCTGCCCTTCCACCTGAAGCACAAGCTCTGGGGCCTCAGCCAGCCTTTCGCCGACGCCGTCAAGGCCCTGACCAAGGAGGACGTCGTCCCTGACGCCGCTGACAAGGTCCTGCACTTCCTCGCCCCTGTCGTCATCGTCGCCTTCTCCCTCCTCGGCTTCGCCGTCCTGCCCTTCGGCCGCCACCTCATCCCCGTCGAGCTCGACGCCGGGCTCCTCTACTTCTTCGCCGCCGGCACGGCCACCGAGCTCGCCATCTTCATGGCCGGCTGGGGCAGCCGGAATAAATACTCGCTGCTCGCCGCCATGCGCGCCCTCGCCCAGCTCATCAGCTACGAGCTGCCGCTGATCCTCTCCGTCGTTCCCGTCGTCCTCGTCGTCGGCACCCTGTCTCTCCCGGACATCGCCGTCGCCCAGTCCGGCTGGACCTTCGGCGTCCTGCCCCACTGGCACGTGTTCACCCCGTGGGGCTTCGCCGGTTTTCTGATCTTCCTCGTGGCCGCCCTGGCCGAGAGCAACCGCTCGCCCTTCGATCTCCCGGAGGCCGAGAGCGAGCTCATCGCCGGCCACCTCACGGAATACTCCGGTTTCAAATACGCCCTCTTCTTCATGGCCGAGTACTTCGGCCTCACCGCCCTCAGCGGGCTCGGCGTGACGATCTTCCTCGGGGGCTGGCAGGCGCCCTTTGCCTTCCTCGAGTTCATCCCGTCCTACCTCTGGTTTATGATGAAGCTCGCGGGCATGATCGTCTTCTTTATCTGGATCCGCGGCACCCTCCTCCGCCTCCGCATCGACCAGCTCACCCGTCTTTCCTGGCAGTTCCTCGTGCCGCTCGCGCTGCTCAACCTCGCCAACGCCGCCTTCTGGGCGCTGACCGCCGGCTGGTCCGGTCCCCTGGTCTTCGTGCGCTGGGCCGTTTCCGCGGCGATCGTGGTCGTTCCCTTCCTCATCCTCGGCCGCCGCCTCAGCGGTGACCGCGCCCCGCGCACCTACCGCTACGCGTCATGA
- a CDS encoding NADH-quinone oxidoreductase subunit J family protein: MMLALLIIALVILGAAAAAMLSRNLIHSALLLVGAWAGIAAFYLWAGAEFVAFAQILVYVGAVSMVVLFAVLLTRQGETSAPVGYDSLKRAVLAFIVAGGVGGLLVGAILGSPLDVHLPAATPTLSVQQIGALLMGPYAPALLIVGVLLTVALLGAVVLAAVDQPEDTP; this comes from the coding sequence ATGATGCTCGCGCTCCTTATCATCGCCCTCGTCATCCTCGGCGCCGCCGCGGCGGCGATGCTGTCGCGCAACCTCATCCACAGCGCCCTCCTGCTTGTCGGCGCCTGGGCCGGCATCGCGGCTTTTTATCTCTGGGCCGGGGCCGAGTTCGTGGCCTTCGCCCAGATTCTGGTCTACGTCGGCGCCGTCTCGATGGTCGTGCTCTTCGCCGTCCTCCTGACCCGGCAGGGCGAAACCAGCGCCCCGGTCGGCTATGACTCCCTCAAGCGCGCCGTCCTCGCCTTCATCGTCGCCGGCGGCGTCGGCGGCCTGCTGGTGGGCGCGATTCTCGGCAGCCCGCTCGATGTTCATCTCCCCGCGGCCACCCCCACGCTTTCCGTCCAGCAGATCGGCGCCCTCCTCATGGGCCCCTATGCCCCCGCCCTCCTAATCGTGGGCGTCCTGCTCACCGTCGCCCTGCTCGGCGCCGTCGTCCTCGCGGCCGTCGACCAACCGGAGGACACCCCATGA
- a CDS encoding pyridoxal-phosphate dependent enzyme, protein MSSLDLAAIRAAHERIRPFIKRTPVLTGERLDTATGAALFLKCENFQEAGAFKSRGACNAVFSLTDAEAATGVVTHSSGNHAAALARAAQLRGITAHIVMPVGAARSKVRNVGHYGGWITFCEPNLTAREEACARVSRQTGATIVHPFDDLRVAAGQGTAALELLEDAADLDVILCPVGGGGLLCGTAVAAKALYPKIQIIGVEPELANDVQQSFRAGRRIAIPTPATIADGLRTNCTGEKNFPLIQQYVDDIVTVTEAGIVAAMRAVWEALHMVIEPSAAVPYAALMEQKIPVAGRRIGLLVTGGNADLDQLPWLNPEVEPGLRMG, encoded by the coding sequence TTGTCCTCCCTCGACCTCGCCGCCATCCGCGCCGCCCATGAACGCATCCGCCCGTTCATCAAGCGCACCCCCGTGCTCACCGGCGAGCGACTCGACACCGCCACCGGCGCCGCCCTGTTCCTCAAGTGCGAAAACTTCCAGGAAGCCGGCGCCTTCAAGTCCCGCGGCGCCTGCAACGCCGTCTTCTCCCTCACCGACGCCGAGGCCGCCACCGGCGTGGTCACCCACTCTTCCGGCAACCACGCCGCCGCCCTCGCCCGCGCCGCCCAGCTCCGCGGCATCACCGCCCACATCGTCATGCCGGTCGGCGCCGCCCGGTCCAAGGTTCGCAACGTGGGCCACTACGGCGGCTGGATCACGTTCTGCGAACCCAACCTCACCGCCCGCGAGGAAGCCTGCGCCCGCGTCTCGCGCCAGACTGGCGCCACTATCGTCCATCCCTTCGACGACCTCCGCGTCGCCGCTGGCCAAGGCACGGCCGCCCTCGAACTGCTGGAGGACGCGGCCGACCTCGACGTCATCCTCTGTCCGGTCGGCGGGGGCGGCCTGCTCTGCGGCACCGCCGTGGCGGCCAAGGCCCTCTACCCGAAAATCCAGATCATCGGGGTCGAGCCGGAACTCGCCAACGACGTCCAGCAGTCCTTCCGCGCCGGCCGCCGCATCGCCATCCCCACGCCGGCCACCATCGCCGACGGCCTCCGCACCAATTGCACCGGCGAAAAGAATTTCCCCCTCATCCAGCAGTATGTGGATGACATCGTCACCGTGACTGAGGCCGGAATCGTCGCCGCCATGCGCGCCGTCTGGGAGGCCCTGCACATGGTCATCGAGCCCTCCGCCGCCGTGCCCTACGCCGCGCTGATGGAGCAGAAAATCCCCGTCGCCGGCCGGCGCATCGGCCTGCTCGTCACCGGCGGCAATGCCGACCTCGACCAGCTCCCCTGGCTGAATCCCGAGGTTGAGCCCGGCCTCCGGATGGGCTGA
- a CDS encoding NADH-quinone oxidoreductase subunit D yields the protein MGAAAGPLVRAVHDEFHGDLLEVSMGPQHPSTHGVFRMVVTLDGERIVKLKPVFGYLHRNHEKIAEGTSYLGSMPYTDRLDYLCSMSNNWAYALAVEKLAGQPVPDRAQYLRVIMAELTRLVNHMCLVGFLFNDLGTSFTPLLYAFREREKILDLFESLSGSRMMCNYQRFGGCRVDPTPEWLAAASALVNNFPRFLDEYETMLTGNEIMLARTQGIGRLNAQQAINAGITGPGLRASGVDYDIRKVDGYGFYPRFDFRVPLGAHGDTYDRYMMRVLEMRESVKILQQAFRDLPAGPIMDPKAKLRGFRPKIGEAYGRLEGPKGELGFHLISDGSPNPYRYRVRPPSLINLTLLEEMSLGHTIADAVVILGSIDIVLGEVDR from the coding sequence ATGGGCGCCGCCGCCGGCCCCCTCGTCCGCGCCGTGCACGACGAGTTCCACGGCGACCTCCTCGAGGTCTCCATGGGACCCCAGCACCCGTCCACCCACGGCGTGTTCCGCATGGTCGTCACCCTCGACGGCGAGCGCATCGTCAAGCTCAAGCCCGTCTTCGGCTACCTCCACCGCAACCACGAGAAGATCGCCGAGGGCACCAGCTATCTCGGGTCGATGCCCTACACCGACCGCCTCGACTACCTCTGCTCGATGTCGAACAACTGGGCCTATGCCCTCGCGGTCGAGAAGCTCGCCGGCCAGCCCGTCCCCGACCGCGCGCAGTACCTCCGCGTCATCATGGCCGAGCTCACCCGCCTGGTGAACCACATGTGCCTCGTCGGTTTCCTCTTCAACGACCTCGGCACCTCGTTCACCCCGCTCCTCTACGCGTTCCGCGAGCGCGAGAAGATCCTCGACCTTTTCGAGTCCCTCAGCGGCTCCCGCATGATGTGCAACTACCAGCGCTTCGGCGGCTGCCGCGTCGATCCCACCCCCGAGTGGCTCGCCGCCGCCTCGGCCCTGGTCAACAACTTCCCCCGCTTCCTCGACGAGTACGAGACGATGCTCACCGGCAACGAGATCATGCTCGCCCGCACCCAGGGCATCGGCCGCCTCAACGCCCAGCAGGCCATCAACGCCGGCATCACCGGCCCCGGCCTCCGCGCCAGCGGCGTGGACTACGATATCCGCAAGGTCGACGGCTACGGCTTTTACCCGCGCTTCGACTTCCGCGTGCCTCTCGGCGCCCACGGCGACACCTACGACCGGTACATGATGCGCGTGCTCGAGATGCGCGAGTCCGTGAAGATCCTCCAGCAGGCCTTCCGCGACCTCCCCGCCGGCCCGATCATGGATCCCAAGGCCAAGCTCCGCGGCTTCCGCCCGAAAATCGGCGAGGCCTACGGCCGTCTCGAGGGCCCCAAGGGCGAACTCGGCTTCCACCTCATCAGCGACGGCAGCCCGAATCCCTACCGCTACCGCGTCCGCCCGCCGTCCCTCATCAACCTCACCCTCCTCGAGGAAATGTCTCTCGGCCACACCATCGCCGACGCCGTCGTCATCCTCGGCTCCATCGACATCGTCCTCGGCGAGGTCGACCGCTGA
- a CDS encoding peptide ABC transporter substrate-binding protein: MSRPLPVVFLLLSGLLALLAGCTRRESPADAGTRSGTLLLGNLAEPQELDPQLISAYTDQNIAVALFEGLCALDERTSQPVPAAAEKWTVSPDGLTYTFHLRPAARWSNGDPLTAHDFVAAWRRILSPSLAAEYAYLLHPLKNAAALNAGQLTDFTALGADALDDHTLRVTLEQPIPYLPALTAQPAWFPINPRVLAQFGDLRQRLPAWTRPGNLVGNGPFTLAEWSPQSRLVVTKNPSYWDAASVRLERIIFFPTDSPEVEERNFRAGQVHVTYGLPTAKLETYRRDQPAALRLDPFLQAIFLRFNTTRPPFTDPRVRRALSLAIDRDAIAATVLRGAGTPARHFTPPASAGYTARATVPTDFAAARALLAAAGFPGGQGLPTLDLQVRNDEHQPRVAEVLQAQWQKELGVTLTLTPLEQKTWVQNQQTLAYTLSGAGWIGDFVDPVTFLDLFVSTGGNNWTGWADPAYDALIRQAAATPDPAARHELFQQAEARLLDQAPIAPVFFGTRAYLIAPAVRGWEPSLLGLHQYKKVFLQ; the protein is encoded by the coding sequence ATGTCCCGCCCGCTCCCGGTTGTCTTTCTCCTGCTGTCCGGCCTGCTCGCTCTCCTTGCCGGCTGCACCCGGCGCGAGTCCCCCGCCGACGCCGGCACCCGCAGCGGCACCCTCCTCCTTGGCAACTTGGCCGAACCCCAGGAACTCGATCCCCAGCTCATCTCGGCCTACACCGACCAGAACATCGCGGTCGCCCTATTCGAGGGTCTCTGCGCCCTGGATGAACGCACCTCGCAACCCGTCCCCGCCGCGGCCGAAAAATGGACCGTCAGCCCGGACGGCCTCACCTACACCTTCCACCTGCGCCCGGCCGCCCGGTGGTCCAACGGCGATCCCCTGACCGCCCACGATTTCGTCGCCGCCTGGCGCCGGATCCTCTCGCCGTCCCTCGCCGCCGAGTACGCCTACCTCCTCCACCCGCTTAAAAACGCCGCCGCCCTCAACGCCGGCCAGCTCACCGATTTCACCGCCCTCGGCGCCGATGCCCTCGATGACCACACCCTCCGCGTCACCCTCGAACAGCCCATTCCCTACCTCCCGGCGCTCACGGCCCAACCCGCCTGGTTCCCCATCAATCCCCGCGTGCTGGCCCAATTCGGCGACCTGCGCCAGCGACTCCCCGCCTGGACCCGCCCCGGCAACCTCGTCGGTAACGGCCCGTTCACCCTCGCCGAGTGGTCCCCCCAGTCCCGCCTCGTCGTCACGAAAAACCCGTCCTACTGGGACGCCGCGAGCGTGCGCCTCGAGCGCATTATCTTCTTCCCCACCGACAGCCCCGAGGTCGAAGAACGCAACTTCCGCGCCGGCCAGGTCCATGTCACCTACGGCCTGCCCACCGCCAAGCTCGAGACCTACCGTCGCGACCAACCCGCTGCCCTCCGACTCGACCCGTTCCTCCAGGCCATCTTCCTCCGTTTCAACACCACCCGGCCGCCCTTCACCGATCCGCGCGTTCGCCGCGCCCTCTCCCTCGCGATCGACCGCGACGCCATCGCGGCCACCGTGTTGCGCGGCGCCGGCACGCCCGCCCGCCACTTCACGCCGCCCGCCAGCGCCGGCTACACCGCCCGCGCCACCGTGCCGACCGATTTCGCCGCCGCCCGCGCCCTGCTCGCCGCCGCCGGTTTTCCCGGCGGACAGGGCCTGCCCACCCTCGACCTCCAGGTCCGCAACGACGAGCACCAACCCCGCGTCGCCGAGGTCCTCCAAGCCCAGTGGCAGAAGGAACTGGGCGTGACCCTCACCCTCACGCCGCTCGAGCAGAAGACCTGGGTGCAAAACCAGCAGACCCTCGCCTACACGCTCTCCGGCGCCGGCTGGATCGGTGACTTCGTTGATCCCGTCACCTTCCTCGACCTCTTCGTCTCCACCGGCGGCAACAACTGGACTGGCTGGGCCGACCCCGCCTACGACGCCCTCATTCGCCAGGCGGCCGCCACGCCCGACCCGGCCGCCCGTCACGAACTCTTCCAGCAGGCCGAGGCACGGCTGCTGGACCAAGCCCCCATCGCCCCGGTCTTTTTCGGCACCCGCGCCTACCTCATCGCCCCCGCCGTCCGCGGCTGGGAACCTTCCCTTCTCGGCCTGCACCAATATAAGAAAGTGTTTCTCCAGTAG